A genomic stretch from Edaphobacter aggregans includes:
- a CDS encoding PilZ domain-containing protein: MGLMVAQDGGEVRERRRHERYAVHGDAEVMVSDGRLLFRGNTVDISLSGCFIETRARLMLEAGTPVEMVFRAGGLTMRVQATVRAVRPGVGAGFLFGEMSAYMQTGLEGLIRQMQRGVGR; encoded by the coding sequence ATGGGTCTGATGGTGGCGCAGGATGGCGGTGAGGTTCGCGAGAGGCGGCGGCATGAGCGCTACGCCGTCCATGGCGACGCCGAGGTGATGGTGAGTGATGGCAGGCTGCTGTTTCGTGGCAACACGGTGGATATCAGCTTGTCGGGGTGCTTTATTGAGACGCGGGCTCGGCTGATGCTGGAGGCGGGGACTCCGGTGGAGATGGTGTTTCGGGCGGGGGGTCTGACGATGCGTGTGCAGGCTACGGTGCGGGCCGTGCGGCCGGGAGTTGGAGCGGGGTTCTTGTTCGGGGAGATGAGTGCTTATATGCAGACGGGGCTGGAAGGGCTGATTCGGCAGATGCAGCGGGGAGTGGGGCGGTAA
- a CDS encoding alpha/beta hydrolase has protein sequence MKSLIFALFVVFAFGVLSAQQPVWQPSPGHTQIPIWPGPAPDARRAAGPEVAKTTGKDSLVADRPWVSVENVSHPTMTVYSPKGKNTGAAVVVFPGGGYEILAIDLEGTEVCDWLTSRGITCVLLKYRVPAPRSSPNWGAFPQSPMALEDAQRTVGLVRFHAAEWHINPHRIGVLGFSAGGHLVAAMSTHFKKRLYLPVDAADKESCRPDFAVAIYPGHLMLGGGKFELNPNVPVTSQTPPTFLLQDEDDHVDNVNDSLVYYIALKKAGVPVEMHLYPQGGHAFGLRRTKFPVTAWPQLVETWLGTLGMTSE, from the coding sequence ATGAAGTCTTTGATCTTTGCTCTCTTTGTCGTATTTGCATTTGGCGTTTTAAGCGCGCAGCAGCCCGTCTGGCAGCCGTCGCCAGGACACACGCAAATCCCCATATGGCCGGGGCCAGCGCCTGATGCGCGGCGTGCCGCAGGGCCGGAGGTCGCTAAGACGACGGGGAAGGACTCGCTCGTCGCCGACAGGCCGTGGGTCTCTGTGGAGAACGTCTCGCACCCTACGATGACGGTCTATTCGCCAAAGGGGAAAAATACGGGCGCTGCAGTAGTCGTGTTCCCTGGCGGAGGCTATGAGATTCTTGCCATCGACCTCGAAGGCACGGAGGTTTGTGATTGGCTGACGTCCAGGGGGATCACGTGCGTGCTCTTGAAATACCGCGTGCCAGCGCCAAGATCGTCTCCGAATTGGGGAGCTTTTCCGCAATCACCGATGGCCTTGGAAGATGCGCAGAGGACAGTGGGGCTGGTGCGCTTTCACGCTGCCGAGTGGCACATCAATCCGCACAGAATTGGAGTGCTCGGGTTTTCGGCGGGCGGCCATCTGGTGGCCGCGATGAGCACGCACTTCAAGAAGCGTTTGTATCTGCCGGTCGATGCCGCTGACAAAGAAAGCTGCCGACCGGACTTTGCGGTAGCGATTTACCCGGGACACCTGATGCTTGGCGGCGGAAAGTTTGAACTGAATCCCAACGTTCCCGTCACCAGCCAGACGCCGCCGACGTTCTTACTGCAGGACGAGGATGACCACGTGGACAACGTAAACGACTCGCTGGTCTACTACATCGCCTTGAAGAAGGCCGGAGTACCCGTCGAGATGCATTTGTACCCGCAGGGAGGCCATGCATTTGGACTGCGACGCACAAAGTTCCCGGTAACAGCATGGCCTCAATTAGTGGAGACGTGGCTGGGAACGCTCGGAATGACTTCAGAGTAG
- a CDS encoding sulfite exporter TauE/SafE family protein, whose protein sequence is MDATAVWVVAVVFVATLIRSAFGFGEALIAVPLLALFLPVKTAAPLAVLVSITIAAVVVAQDWRKIHVRSVGWLVASTMIGTPVGLMLLASRHQRAVMVTLAVLIMAFSVFSLVGKKPPELKSDSKRWVVWSGFLAGVLGGAYGMNGPPLVIYGAMRRWSAQHFRATLQGYFLPASMIGMFGYWLTGLWVPVVTHYYLLCLPVLPVGIWLGRVMNHRMQGETFLKYVYCGLAGIGVMLLVQGMRR, encoded by the coding sequence ATGGATGCAACTGCGGTGTGGGTTGTGGCAGTCGTGTTCGTGGCCACGCTGATTCGATCGGCATTTGGATTTGGAGAGGCGCTTATTGCTGTGCCGCTTCTCGCCCTTTTTTTGCCAGTTAAAACCGCCGCGCCGCTAGCAGTGCTTGTGTCCATCACGATTGCCGCAGTGGTGGTTGCGCAAGACTGGAGGAAGATCCACGTACGGAGCGTGGGGTGGCTGGTGGCCTCCACAATGATTGGTACACCGGTGGGACTGATGCTGCTGGCGAGTCGGCATCAGCGCGCCGTAATGGTCACTTTGGCGGTTTTGATCATGGCTTTTTCAGTTTTTTCCCTGGTCGGGAAAAAGCCGCCAGAGTTAAAGAGCGATAGCAAACGATGGGTTGTTTGGTCCGGATTTCTCGCGGGTGTACTTGGTGGGGCGTACGGAATGAATGGACCGCCACTCGTGATTTACGGAGCGATGCGTCGCTGGTCTGCACAGCATTTTCGTGCCACATTGCAGGGTTACTTTCTGCCGGCGAGCATGATTGGCATGTTCGGGTATTGGCTGACAGGGCTGTGGGTTCCTGTTGTGACGCATTATTATCTGCTCTGCCTGCCAGTGTTGCCGGTGGGAATCTGGCTCGGCAGAGTAATGAATCATCGCATGCAGGGAGAAACGTTTCTGAAGTATGTGTACTGTGGGCTGGCGGGCATCGGGGTGATGTTGCTGGTGCAGGGGATGCGGCGGTAG
- a CDS encoding NmrA family NAD(P)-binding protein, translating to MYAVMGITGQVGSAVADNLLAHGKQVRAIVRNPEKAATWKSRGVELAIADYDNPTALEAAFRNVEAAFVMIPPYFAPSPDLREPLATIAAIRTALDRARPAKAVYLSSIGAQQTSGIGLITVLHILEEQFGSLLIPGAFLRAGWFMENCLWDVAPAREQGKLFSYLQPLDHKFPLVATADIGRVGAEALLQTWQGNRYIEVAGPARYSPRDIAAAFTAALNRNVEAVAVPRDTWESNFISQGTPEDRTPRRIEMIDAFNSGWIDFPAPGTEHIQGTTTLKTVIDQLVANN from the coding sequence ATGTACGCAGTCATGGGAATCACCGGGCAAGTAGGATCAGCCGTCGCCGACAACCTCCTCGCCCACGGCAAGCAGGTTCGCGCCATCGTCCGCAACCCCGAAAAAGCCGCCACTTGGAAATCCCGCGGTGTCGAGCTAGCCATAGCCGACTACGACAACCCCACCGCGCTCGAAGCCGCCTTCCGCAACGTCGAAGCCGCCTTCGTCATGATCCCGCCCTACTTCGCCCCCTCACCCGACCTCCGCGAACCCCTCGCCACCATCGCCGCCATCCGCACCGCGCTCGACCGCGCCCGCCCCGCCAAGGCCGTCTATCTCTCCTCCATCGGAGCCCAGCAAACCAGCGGCATCGGCCTCATTACCGTCCTGCACATCCTCGAAGAGCAGTTCGGCTCACTGCTCATCCCCGGAGCCTTCCTCCGCGCCGGCTGGTTCATGGAAAACTGCCTCTGGGACGTAGCCCCCGCACGCGAGCAGGGGAAACTCTTCTCCTACCTCCAGCCCCTCGACCATAAATTCCCCCTCGTCGCCACCGCAGACATCGGCCGGGTAGGCGCGGAAGCCCTCCTCCAAACCTGGCAAGGCAATCGCTACATCGAAGTCGCTGGCCCCGCCCGCTACTCACCCCGGGACATCGCCGCCGCCTTCACCGCCGCCCTCAACCGCAATGTCGAAGCAGTAGCCGTCCCCCGGGACACATGGGAAAGCAACTTCATCTCCCAGGGCACGCCCGAAGACCGCACACCACGACGCATCGAGATGATCGACGCCTTCAACTCCGGCTGGATCGACTTTCCCGCCCCCGGAACCGAACACATCCAAGGCACCACCACTCTGAAAACAGTCATCGACCAGCTAGTAGCAAACAACTAA
- a CDS encoding PQQ-binding-like beta-propeller repeat protein — MKRTRSTPTLSCITALAALTFFPIQTKPQTPKNTDWPINTGRPTGDHYSPLTQINRANVNRLKVAWQFDTGERGTIQTAPIIVDSVLYAATPSQKIFALDAATGRELWRFDSGIKGTQPLRGVSYWSDSGKGRILAGIMDHLYQLDAATGKPIPTFGDHGNIDLRNDLDADDPTQLSVALTSPGVIYDDLIIIGFRAPETHPAPHGDIRAYDLHTGKLRWSFHTIPHPSEQGYETWPRGAWQTAGAANNWAGMSLDTTHGILYVPTGSAVDDFYGGDRLGNDLYANTLLALDAHTGKPIWHFQGVHHDIWDRDFPSAPVLLTVKRDGHSVDAVAQTSKQGFVFLFDRITGQPLFPIEEKPYPHSDVPGEASSPTQPLPLKPAPYARQLLTADMLTNRTPEAHAWAAKEFATFRSEGQFIPFNAHGQTVVLPGFDGGAEWGGPAVDPATSVIYVNANDIAWTGGLEENKPTSSLGASVYQSQCAVCHGTTRAGSPPTFPSLIDINKRLSDAEITAIIHDGKGRMPPSPTVKDDRLKAVLEYLHTSTSDLQQQAAQQRTTNSSPSKELQAAQPNELPYRFTGYRRFVDPDGYPAIAPPWGTLNAIDLNTGEYLWKIPFGEYPELAAAGMPNTGTENYGGPIITAGGVLFIGATIFDRKMHAYDARTGKLLWQYEMPYAGLATPATYSVNNRQYVVIASAGGKDPKHPQGGLYIAFALPTKP, encoded by the coding sequence GTGAAGCGAACGCGGAGCACTCCCACCCTATCCTGCATCACGGCCCTGGCTGCGCTCACCTTCTTCCCCATCCAAACCAAACCCCAAACCCCCAAAAACACCGACTGGCCCATCAACACCGGCCGCCCCACCGGCGACCACTACTCTCCCCTCACCCAGATCAACCGCGCCAACGTCAACCGTCTCAAAGTAGCCTGGCAGTTCGACACCGGCGAGCGCGGCACCATCCAAACCGCCCCCATCATCGTCGACTCCGTCCTCTACGCCGCCACTCCCTCACAAAAAATCTTCGCCCTCGACGCCGCCACCGGCCGCGAGCTCTGGCGCTTCGACTCCGGCATCAAAGGAACCCAACCCCTCCGCGGCGTCTCCTACTGGAGCGACTCCGGCAAAGGCCGCATCCTCGCCGGCATTATGGACCACCTCTACCAGCTCGACGCCGCCACCGGCAAACCCATCCCCACCTTCGGCGACCACGGCAACATCGACCTCCGCAACGACCTCGACGCCGACGACCCCACCCAGCTCTCCGTTGCCCTCACCAGCCCCGGCGTCATCTACGACGACCTCATCATCATCGGCTTCCGCGCACCCGAAACCCACCCCGCCCCCCACGGCGACATCCGCGCCTACGACCTCCATACCGGCAAACTCCGCTGGTCCTTCCACACCATCCCCCACCCCAGCGAGCAAGGCTACGAAACCTGGCCCCGCGGCGCCTGGCAAACCGCCGGAGCCGCCAACAACTGGGCTGGCATGTCCCTCGACACCACCCACGGCATCCTCTACGTCCCCACCGGCTCTGCAGTCGACGACTTCTACGGCGGCGACCGCCTCGGCAACGACCTCTACGCCAACACCCTCCTCGCCCTCGACGCCCACACCGGCAAGCCCATCTGGCACTTCCAGGGCGTCCATCACGACATCTGGGACCGCGACTTTCCCTCCGCCCCCGTCCTCCTCACCGTCAAACGCGACGGCCACTCCGTCGACGCCGTCGCCCAAACCTCCAAACAAGGCTTCGTCTTCCTCTTCGACCGCATCACCGGCCAACCCCTCTTTCCCATCGAAGAGAAGCCCTACCCCCACAGCGACGTTCCCGGCGAAGCCAGCTCACCCACCCAACCCCTGCCGCTCAAACCCGCACCCTACGCCCGCCAGCTCCTCACCGCGGACATGCTCACCAACCGCACCCCCGAAGCCCACGCCTGGGCCGCCAAGGAGTTCGCCACCTTCCGCAGCGAAGGCCAGTTCATCCCCTTCAACGCCCACGGCCAAACCGTCGTCCTCCCCGGCTTCGACGGTGGTGCCGAGTGGGGCGGTCCCGCAGTCGATCCCGCTACCAGCGTCATCTACGTCAACGCCAACGACATCGCATGGACCGGCGGCCTCGAAGAAAACAAGCCCACCTCCAGCCTCGGAGCCTCCGTCTACCAAAGCCAGTGCGCCGTCTGCCACGGCACCACCCGCGCAGGCTCCCCACCCACCTTCCCCTCGCTCATCGACATCAACAAGCGCCTCTCCGACGCCGAAATCACCGCCATCATCCACGACGGCAAGGGCCGCATGCCCCCATCCCCCACCGTCAAAGACGACCGCCTCAAGGCCGTCCTCGAATACCTCCACACCAGCACATCCGACCTACAGCAGCAAGCCGCGCAACAGCGCACCACCAACTCATCACCCAGCAAAGAACTCCAAGCCGCACAACCCAACGAACTCCCCTACCGCTTCACCGGATACCGCCGTTTCGTCGACCCCGACGGCTACCCCGCCATCGCTCCACCCTGGGGAACCCTCAACGCCATCGACCTCAACACCGGCGAATACCTCTGGAAGATCCCCTTCGGCGAATACCCCGAGCTAGCCGCCGCAGGCATGCCCAACACCGGCACCGAAAACTACGGAGGCCCCATCATCACAGCCGGCGGAGTCCTCTTCATCGGAGCCACCATCTTCGACCGCAAGATGCACGCCTACGACGCCCGAACCGGCAAGCTCCTATGGCAATACGAGATGCCCTACGCCGGCCTCGCGACTCCAGCCACGTACAGCGTCAACAACCGCCAATACGTAGTCATAGCCTCCGCCGGAGGCAAAGACCCCAAACACCCCCAGGGAGGCCTCTACATAGCCTTCGCCCTCCCAACAAAGCCCTGA
- a CDS encoding Dyp-type peroxidase — protein sequence MIAPDGPEEVPLPQPILAPLTRAAIFIVVCIKPDRESYATVRSLCGDLAGLIRAVEFRDLEAGLTCVAAFGSEAWDRLFGNPRPAELHPFREIRSGGRHAVATPGDVLFHVRARRMDLCFELVTQIMERIGDAVSTVDEVQGFRFFEDRDLIGFVDGTENPRGALALEAALVGEEDSSFAGGSYVLVQKYLHDMKSWNALSVEAQEKIIGRKKLSDVELDDSVKPTNAHSALTVIVENGKEVKILRDNMPFGRPGHGEFGTYFIGYSRSPRPTELMLENMFVGRPKGNYDRLLDFSRPVTGSLFFAPSATFLEDVGDAEPAAIDALAAPSDESPASSDASPASSMRDTSLGIGSLKGVKHE from the coding sequence ATGATTGCACCTGATGGGCCCGAGGAGGTTCCTCTTCCACAGCCAATCCTCGCGCCACTTACCCGCGCGGCGATCTTCATAGTCGTGTGTATTAAGCCAGACCGTGAGAGCTACGCAACCGTTCGCTCGCTATGCGGCGACCTTGCGGGGCTTATTCGTGCTGTGGAGTTCCGCGACCTTGAAGCGGGGCTGACTTGCGTTGCGGCATTCGGATCGGAGGCCTGGGACAGGCTGTTCGGTAATCCGCGGCCAGCCGAGCTTCATCCCTTTCGTGAGATTCGGTCGGGTGGAAGGCATGCGGTCGCCACTCCCGGCGACGTGCTGTTTCATGTGCGCGCGAGGCGAATGGATCTCTGCTTCGAGCTGGTGACGCAGATCATGGAACGCATTGGTGACGCCGTCTCTACTGTGGACGAGGTGCAGGGGTTCCGGTTTTTTGAGGACCGCGATCTGATTGGTTTCGTCGACGGCACGGAAAATCCGAGAGGGGCGCTCGCTTTAGAAGCGGCGTTGGTGGGAGAGGAAGATTCTTCGTTTGCGGGCGGCAGCTACGTGCTTGTCCAGAAGTATCTTCACGATATGAAGAGCTGGAACGCTCTTTCCGTTGAAGCACAGGAGAAGATTATCGGCCGGAAGAAGCTGTCGGACGTTGAGCTGGATGACTCCGTCAAGCCTACGAACGCGCATAGTGCACTGACCGTCATCGTCGAGAACGGGAAAGAGGTCAAGATTCTGAGGGACAACATGCCCTTCGGACGGCCGGGTCACGGCGAGTTTGGTACGTACTTCATCGGGTACAGCCGCTCTCCACGTCCCACGGAGTTGATGCTTGAGAACATGTTTGTCGGTCGTCCGAAGGGCAACTATGACCGATTGCTGGACTTTAGCCGCCCAGTGACAGGAAGCCTGTTCTTCGCGCCGTCTGCGACGTTTCTTGAAGACGTTGGGGATGCAGAGCCTGCGGCAATCGATGCTCTGGCTGCTCCTTCCGACGAGTCGCCCGCATCATCCGACGCTTCACCTGCATCATCCATGCGGGACACATCACTTGGAATAGGATCGCTCAAAGGAGTTAAACATGAATAA
- the frr gene encoding ribosome recycling factor, producing the protein MASAMANMEALKGAHRELKARMEKSVEDFRAHLLSARTGRANVHMLDHVKVDYYGTDTPVAQMGQVSTPEPTLILVSPYDAGMVSAIEKAIRTSGTGLNPMTDGKVIRVPVPPMTEERRKEVVKQLNKTMEDHKTAIRNIRRDGNEQIKKAAKDKLISADDEKRANEEVQQLTDAEIKRVEELFKAKEKEVMTV; encoded by the coding sequence ATGGCATCAGCGATGGCAAATATGGAAGCGTTGAAGGGCGCCCACCGGGAGTTGAAGGCGCGTATGGAGAAGTCGGTGGAGGACTTCAGAGCGCATCTGCTGAGTGCGCGGACAGGGCGCGCGAATGTGCATATGCTCGACCATGTAAAGGTGGATTATTACGGGACGGACACGCCTGTGGCGCAGATGGGACAGGTGAGTACGCCGGAACCTACGTTGATCCTGGTGTCACCTTATGACGCCGGAATGGTGTCGGCGATTGAGAAGGCGATTCGGACTTCGGGGACCGGGCTGAATCCGATGACGGATGGGAAGGTAATCCGGGTGCCTGTGCCTCCGATGACGGAGGAGCGGCGCAAGGAGGTGGTCAAGCAGCTGAACAAGACGATGGAAGACCACAAGACGGCGATCCGGAATATCCGCCGGGATGGGAATGAGCAGATCAAGAAGGCGGCGAAGGATAAGCTGATTTCGGCTGATGATGAGAAGCGGGCGAACGAAGAGGTTCAGCAGCTGACGGATGCGGAGATCAAGCGGGTCGAGGAGCTGTTCAAGGCTAAAGAGAAAGAAGTGATGACCGTCTGA
- a CDS encoding DoxX family protein, translating to MFSFIFLIAAPRHFSSEGIGHAASLGVPLSNLLVPLSGVMAIVGGLSIVFGYKARWGAWILVAFLVPVTWTMHAYWKQTDPAVIHVQQAMFAKNLSMLGAALLITQFGAGPISIDDLKKDRESVAETC from the coding sequence ATGTTTTCATTCATCTTCCTTATTGCAGCTCCACGTCATTTCTCAAGCGAGGGAATAGGACACGCTGCAAGTTTGGGCGTTCCTCTCTCGAACCTGCTCGTTCCCCTGTCCGGAGTCATGGCGATTGTCGGCGGATTGAGCATCGTCTTCGGTTACAAAGCACGCTGGGGAGCTTGGATCTTAGTCGCGTTCCTCGTGCCAGTCACATGGACGATGCACGCATACTGGAAACAGACTGATCCGGCTGTGATTCACGTACAACAAGCAATGTTTGCCAAAAATCTGTCCATGCTCGGTGCAGCACTTCTGATTACGCAGTTCGGAGCCGGTCCAATCAGCATCGACGATCTGAAGAAGGATCGCGAATCTGTCGCCGAGACTTGTTGA
- a CDS encoding family 1 encapsulin nanocompartment shell protein, whose product MNNLHRDLAPISDAAWAQIEEETTRTLKRYLAGRRVVDVPSPSGIDLPGVATGHLLTISPPAADIVANQREVKPLVELRVPFELTRQAIDDVERGSDDSDWQPAKDAAKKIAFAEDRAIFDGYGAANIQGIREGTSNPIMPLPTDVRDYPDAVARALSQLRLVGVNGPYSVLLGANEYTELAETRDHGYPILEHVKRIVDGDIIWAPAIDGAFVLTTRGGDFELNIGQDVSIGYLSHTDSMVRLYLQETFTFRVLTSEASVALSRATQPSA is encoded by the coding sequence ATGAATAATCTTCATCGGGATTTGGCACCGATTTCGGACGCCGCTTGGGCGCAGATCGAAGAGGAGACGACGCGGACGCTGAAGCGCTATCTCGCGGGCCGACGCGTGGTCGATGTGCCGTCCCCGAGTGGAATTGATCTGCCGGGAGTTGCCACGGGACATTTATTGACGATCTCGCCGCCAGCTGCGGACATCGTTGCCAACCAGCGTGAGGTGAAGCCTCTGGTAGAACTGCGGGTTCCTTTTGAACTCACTCGTCAGGCGATTGATGATGTGGAGCGCGGCTCGGATGACTCCGACTGGCAGCCTGCGAAGGATGCTGCCAAGAAGATTGCCTTCGCTGAGGACAGGGCCATCTTTGATGGTTACGGCGCGGCGAATATTCAGGGCATTCGGGAAGGTACGAGCAATCCGATCATGCCGCTGCCAACGGATGTGCGCGACTATCCGGATGCTGTGGCACGGGCGTTGAGCCAGTTGCGGCTAGTGGGTGTGAATGGGCCTTATTCGGTTCTGCTGGGTGCGAATGAATATACGGAGCTGGCAGAGACTCGCGATCACGGGTATCCCATACTGGAGCACGTTAAACGCATCGTCGACGGCGATATTATTTGGGCTCCTGCTATCGATGGGGCGTTTGTGCTGACTACGCGCGGTGGCGATTTCGAGCTCAATATTGGGCAGGATGTGTCGATTGGCTATCTGAGCCACACGGATAGTATGGTTCGGCTGTATCTGCAGGAGACATTCACGTTCCGCGTGTTGACGAGTGAGGCGTCGGTTGCACTCTCTAGAGCCACCCAGCCTTCTGCCTGA
- a CDS encoding GlcG/HbpS family heme-binding protein gives MSKNGFIKMTVLVAVCLLARSGAVVQAADGNNNNSGSACKGLPSYAALRAALISARMQSNGGFNLDMWGTVVNRDGIVCAVAFTGADRGSQWPGSRVISAQKANTANAFSLPKLALSTADLYSATQPGGSLFGLQASNPVDTKVAYGGDPSDYGQSDDPMVGNRIGGVNVFGGGLALYNAQGTLIGGLGVSGDSSCADHNIAWRTRNTLKLDYVPGGVGPDSSRPDNIVYDIMTAPGVMIGVSASGWGHPACSPDATAISKTLPVVR, from the coding sequence ATGAGCAAAAACGGATTCATCAAGATGACCGTGTTGGTGGCGGTGTGTTTGCTGGCTCGCAGTGGTGCGGTTGTACAGGCTGCCGATGGCAATAACAACAATTCAGGGTCGGCGTGCAAAGGGCTGCCTTCTTATGCGGCGTTGCGGGCGGCGCTGATTTCGGCGCGGATGCAGAGCAACGGCGGGTTCAATCTGGATATGTGGGGGACGGTTGTGAATCGCGATGGGATTGTGTGCGCGGTGGCGTTTACAGGCGCGGATCGCGGGTCGCAATGGCCGGGGAGCAGGGTGATTTCGGCGCAGAAGGCGAATACGGCGAATGCGTTCAGCTTGCCGAAGCTGGCGTTGTCGACGGCGGACCTTTACAGCGCGACGCAGCCGGGAGGAAGTTTGTTCGGGCTGCAGGCGAGCAATCCGGTGGATACGAAGGTGGCGTATGGCGGCGATCCTTCAGATTATGGCCAGTCGGATGACCCGATGGTTGGGAACAGGATTGGCGGCGTGAATGTGTTTGGCGGCGGGCTGGCTCTGTATAACGCGCAGGGAACGCTTATCGGCGGACTGGGCGTGAGCGGGGACTCGTCTTGCGCGGACCACAATATTGCGTGGCGGACGAGGAATACGCTGAAGCTGGATTATGTGCCGGGGGGAGTTGGGCCGGATTCGAGCCGTCCGGACAATATTGTGTATGACATTATGACGGCGCCGGGAGTGATGATTGGCGTGAGTGCGAGTGGATGGGGTCATCCTGCGTGCAGTCCTGATGCTACGGCGATCTCGAAGACGCTGCCTGTGGTGCGTTAG
- a CDS encoding cytochrome c, producing the protein MIRGFFLLVLACVLAGCKSTPPPTPLNLLNAQQMRGHGVYQAHCVICHNDRKDAPLNGPSMVGVFKRQYLPSGAAATDERVSATILHGRNMMPAQGNMLDQQDLDDLLAYLHTL; encoded by the coding sequence GTGATCCGAGGTTTTTTTCTGTTGGTGCTGGCGTGTGTGCTGGCGGGGTGTAAGTCGACGCCTCCGCCTACCCCTCTTAACTTATTGAATGCGCAGCAGATGCGGGGACATGGGGTGTATCAGGCGCATTGCGTGATTTGCCATAATGACCGGAAAGATGCTCCTTTGAATGGGCCTTCGATGGTTGGGGTTTTCAAGCGGCAGTATCTGCCTAGTGGTGCCGCGGCGACGGATGAGCGGGTCTCGGCGACTATTCTGCATGGGCGGAACATGATGCCGGCGCAGGGTAACATGCTGGATCAGCAGGATTTAGATGATCTTTTGGCGTATCTGCATACTTTATGA
- the lipA gene encoding lipoyl synthase produces MTPTAELVQIDLSPRKPAPKPAWLKAKAPMGETFHNLKKMARELNLHTVCESAQCPNIGECWNQKSATFMMLGNLCTRRCGFCAVPKGKPEPIDFDEPRRVAYAVAQLGLAHAVITSVNRDDDNVGAARAFVNVIEEIRLQAPGCRVEILTPDFQGNEESLRMVVAARPEILNHNIETVPRLYRVAKSGGRYERSLRFLEHAKEIAAEMFSDRDGDQIVTKTGIIVGMGEEMHELLSVFRDLADRRVDILTIGQYLRPSRDHLPMARYYTPDEFAFLKHEALGMGFKHVESGPLVRSSYHAQEQAESTGLA; encoded by the coding sequence ATGACTCCTACGGCTGAGCTTGTGCAGATTGACCTGTCGCCGCGTAAGCCTGCGCCTAAACCGGCGTGGCTGAAGGCGAAGGCTCCGATGGGCGAGACCTTCCACAATTTGAAGAAGATGGCTCGTGAGCTGAATCTGCATACGGTTTGCGAGAGCGCGCAGTGTCCGAATATTGGGGAGTGCTGGAACCAGAAGTCGGCTACGTTCATGATGCTGGGGAATCTTTGCACGCGGCGGTGTGGGTTTTGTGCGGTGCCGAAGGGCAAGCCGGAGCCGATTGATTTTGATGAGCCTCGACGGGTGGCTTATGCGGTGGCGCAGCTTGGGTTGGCTCATGCTGTGATTACCAGCGTGAATCGGGATGACGATAATGTGGGCGCTGCGCGGGCGTTTGTGAACGTGATCGAGGAGATTCGGCTGCAGGCTCCGGGGTGCAGGGTGGAGATTTTGACGCCGGACTTTCAGGGGAACGAGGAGTCGCTGAGGATGGTGGTGGCGGCGCGGCCGGAGATTCTGAATCACAATATCGAGACGGTGCCTCGGCTTTATCGCGTGGCGAAGTCGGGTGGGCGGTATGAGCGGTCTCTGCGATTTTTAGAACACGCGAAAGAGATTGCTGCGGAGATGTTCTCGGACCGGGATGGCGATCAGATTGTAACGAAGACGGGCATCATTGTGGGGATGGGCGAGGAGATGCACGAGCTGCTTTCGGTGTTTCGCGATCTGGCGGATCGGCGGGTGGATATTTTGACGATTGGGCAGTATCTGCGCCCGTCACGGGATCATCTGCCGATGGCTCGGTATTACACACCGGATGAGTTTGCGTTTTTGAAGCATGAGGCTCTGGGGATGGGGTTCAAGCATGTGGAGAGTGGGCCGCTGGTGCGAAGTAGCTATCATGCTCAGGAGCAGGCGGAGTCGACGGGGTTGGCGTAG